A single genomic interval of Mustela nigripes isolate SB6536 chromosome 7, MUSNIG.SB6536, whole genome shotgun sequence harbors:
- the LOC132021345 gene encoding uncharacterized protein LOC132021345 isoform X1, whose translation MSAAYTVLQVPAHLVPRTCSGPRGKMALGAIHTDHITVLRPLLPPPRVGHEGRTFKPLRSRSRAKPSSQDSQQSTTPAALGPPLHPHSRVGGSWAGGGHPPCGPVKSAAVVCSAHTSGGESLSSAQGEWRSRLSVSWGLCGKLLQTEWLKTTQMFWRSEVKHGSYRTEIKVPKAASWKGHMYLPLMICWPMQFTPDSVGEGKYPESQYPK comes from the exons ATGTCCGCGGCCTACACTGTCCTGCAGGTTCCCGCGCACCTGGTCCCGCGCACCTGTTCCGGACCCCGCGGAAAGATGGCTCTGGGCGCCATCCATACCGACCACATCACAGTTTTGCGGCCCCTTCTCCCACCACCCAGGGTGGGACACGAGGGGCGGACATTCAAACCACTGAGGTCTAGAAGCAGAGCCAAGCCTTCCAGCCAAGATTCTCAGCAGAGCACCACGCCTGCCGCTTTGGGCCCACCCCTTCACCCCCACTCTCGCGTAGGAGGGAGTTGGGCTGGCGGCGGCCACCCTCCCTGCGGCCCCGTGAAGTCGGCGGCGGTGGTGTGCAGTGCGCACACCTCTGGCGGGGAGAGCCTGTCATCTGCACAGG GTGAGTGGAGGTCACGTCTATCAGTTTCCTGGGGCCTGTGTGGCAAATTACTACAAACTGAGTggctgaagacaacacaaatgttctggaggtcagaagtcaaACATGGATCTTACAGGACTGAAATCAAG GTTCCTAAAGCTGCCAGTTGGAAAGGACACATGTACCTTCCACTCATGATCTGTTGGCCAATGCAGTTCACTCCTGACTCTGTGGGAGAAGGAAAGTACCCAGAAAGCCAATACCCAAAATAA
- the LOC132021345 gene encoding uncharacterized protein LOC132021345 isoform X2, whose protein sequence is MSAAYTVLQVPAHLVPRTCSGPRGKMALGAIHTDHITVLRPLLPPPRVGHEGRTFKPLRSRSRAKPSSQDSQQSTTPAALGPPLHPHSRVGGSWAGGGHPPCGPVKSAAVVCSAHTSGGESLSSAQGEWRSRLSVSWGLCGKLLQTEWLKTTQMFWRSEVKHGSYRTEIKIPIDRRAPTVCLHRFLKLPVGKDTCTFHS, encoded by the exons ATGTCCGCGGCCTACACTGTCCTGCAGGTTCCCGCGCACCTGGTCCCGCGCACCTGTTCCGGACCCCGCGGAAAGATGGCTCTGGGCGCCATCCATACCGACCACATCACAGTTTTGCGGCCCCTTCTCCCACCACCCAGGGTGGGACACGAGGGGCGGACATTCAAACCACTGAGGTCTAGAAGCAGAGCCAAGCCTTCCAGCCAAGATTCTCAGCAGAGCACCACGCCTGCCGCTTTGGGCCCACCCCTTCACCCCCACTCTCGCGTAGGAGGGAGTTGGGCTGGCGGCGGCCACCCTCCCTGCGGCCCCGTGAAGTCGGCGGCGGTGGTGTGCAGTGCGCACACCTCTGGCGGGGAGAGCCTGTCATCTGCACAGG GTGAGTGGAGGTCACGTCTATCAGTTTCCTGGGGCCTGTGTGGCAAATTACTACAAACTGAGTggctgaagacaacacaaatgttctggaggtcagaagtcaaACATGGATCTTACAGGACTGAAATCAAG ATCCCAATAGACAGAAGAGCTCCCACTGTGTGCCTGCACAGGTTCCTAAAGCTGCCAGTTGGAAAGGACACATGTACCTTCCACTCATGA